The Gymnodinialimonas sp. 57CJ19 genome includes a window with the following:
- a CDS encoding DUF1638 domain-containing protein codes for MHMDDDDLVNLGMDARKSGRILLLACGALAHEVLALKRLNHWDHMDLHCLPAKLHNTPAAIPDAVEAAVTARREEYDDVFVLYADCGTGGMLQARCAALGVQMLEGPHCYSFFEGNQAFEERGEVTCFYLTDFLVKQFDAFVTKPLGLDRFPELKEMYFGNYTTLVYQAQVDDPALTERARGYAERLGLAFERRFTGYGDLETALARI; via the coding sequence ATGCACATGGATGACGATGATCTGGTTAACCTCGGCATGGATGCCCGAAAATCCGGGCGCATTCTGCTGTTGGCCTGCGGCGCGCTTGCCCATGAGGTCCTTGCCCTGAAGCGCCTAAACCATTGGGATCACATGGATCTTCACTGTCTTCCCGCCAAGTTACACAATACCCCCGCCGCGATCCCCGACGCGGTGGAGGCGGCTGTCACGGCAAGACGCGAAGAGTATGACGACGTCTTTGTGCTCTATGCGGACTGCGGCACCGGCGGAATGTTACAAGCGCGCTGCGCCGCTTTGGGGGTCCAGATGTTAGAAGGTCCGCACTGCTATTCGTTTTTTGAAGGGAATCAGGCGTTTGAGGAGCGCGGGGAAGTGACGTGTTTCTACCTGACCGATTTCCTGGTGAAGCAGTTTGACGCTTTCGTGACGAAGCCCCTGGGGCTGGATCGGTTCCCGGAGTTGAAAGAAATGTACTTCGGGAATTACACAACCTTGGTCTATCAGGCACAGGTTGACGATCCGGCGCTGACGGAACGGGCCCGTGGGTATGCGGAGCGGTTGGGCTTGGCGTTTGAAAGACGCTTCACAGGATACGGAGATTTAGAGACGGCTTTGGCGCGGATCTAG